A part of Gracilimonas sp. genomic DNA contains:
- a CDS encoding class I SAM-dependent DNA methyltransferase produces the protein MLTGELKNKVDKIWETLWTAGISNPLTVIEQLTYLLFIKGLDDDQLRKERKAIRTGDDQEMIFAEDEEHLRWRNLKQLDPDALFETVRDDVFPFMKKLGGKNGNTYRKHMEGAIFMFPKASTLARVVDLLDQLDLSNRDMKGDVYEYMLSKLKESGQNGQFRTPRHIIKMMVELTQPKPLENIADPACGTAGFLVAAGEYIRDNHAKAMVDDKTREHFKSEMFTGYDFDNSMLRIGNMNMVMHGFDGATIDYKDSLSSSDDDDLRDRFDLILANPPFKGSLDYDSVAVDLLQTVKTKKTELLFNALFLRALKTGGRAAVVVPDGVLFGSSKAHKEIRRILVEEQQLNAVISMPSGVFKPYAGVSTAVIIFTKTNSGGTDNVWFYDMKADGYSLDDKRDKIEDDDIPDIIQRYHNLDDETGRKRTERSFLVPKDEIVEQNYDLSINRYKEIEYEEVEYDDPKTIINGKDGQPGLRQLAEERLKILDELEGMV, from the coding sequence ATGCTCACAGGCGAACTAAAAAATAAAGTCGATAAAATTTGGGAAACGCTGTGGACGGCGGGCATTTCCAATCCGCTTACCGTCATTGAACAACTGACCTATCTCTTGTTCATCAAAGGACTGGATGATGATCAACTTCGAAAAGAAAGAAAAGCTATTCGTACCGGTGATGATCAAGAAATGATTTTTGCGGAAGATGAAGAACATCTTCGGTGGCGAAATTTAAAGCAGCTCGACCCGGATGCATTATTCGAAACGGTCAGAGATGACGTGTTTCCGTTTATGAAAAAACTGGGAGGTAAAAACGGCAATACCTATCGCAAGCATATGGAGGGAGCTATTTTTATGTTTCCGAAAGCATCCACATTGGCGCGTGTGGTGGATTTATTGGATCAGCTTGATTTGAGTAATCGAGATATGAAGGGAGATGTGTATGAATACATGCTCTCGAAATTGAAAGAGTCAGGACAAAACGGGCAGTTCCGTACGCCGAGACACATTATTAAGATGATGGTGGAGCTGACCCAGCCCAAGCCGCTGGAGAATATCGCCGATCCTGCTTGTGGTACGGCCGGATTTTTAGTGGCTGCCGGAGAATACATTCGCGATAACCACGCCAAGGCCATGGTGGATGATAAAACCCGCGAACATTTTAAGTCGGAGATGTTTACCGGCTACGATTTTGACAACTCCATGCTCCGCATCGGGAATATGAATATGGTGATGCATGGTTTTGACGGCGCGACGATTGACTACAAAGATTCGCTTTCTTCTTCGGATGATGATGACCTTCGTGACCGCTTTGATCTTATTCTTGCCAATCCCCCGTTTAAGGGTTCGCTGGATTATGACAGTGTAGCGGTCGATCTGCTCCAAACCGTAAAGACCAAAAAGACCGAATTGCTGTTTAATGCCCTCTTTTTACGAGCGCTGAAAACCGGTGGACGGGCTGCCGTGGTGGTGCCGGATGGTGTGCTATTTGGAAGTTCCAAAGCGCATAAGGAAATACGCCGGATTTTGGTGGAAGAGCAGCAGCTGAATGCGGTGATCTCTATGCCGAGCGGGGTATTTAAACCCTATGCCGGAGTGAGTACGGCTGTGATCATCTTCACCAAAACCAACTCGGGCGGAACCGATAACGTTTGGTTTTACGATATGAAAGCCGACGGTTATTCCCTCGATGACAAGCGCGATAAAATTGAAGACGACGACATCCCCGACATCATTCAGCGATACCATAATTTAGACGATGAAACCGGCCGCAAGCGCACCGAGCGCAGTTTCCTCGTGCCAAAAGACGAGATCGTGGAGCAAAACTACGATCTCTCCATTAACCGCTACAAAGAGATTGAATACGAAGAAGTGGAATACGACGATCCCAAAACCATCATCAACGGGAAAGATGGTCAGCCCGGACTGCGACAGCTTGCCGAAGAACGCCTGAAAATTTTGGATGAACTGGAGGGGATGGTTTGA
- the recJ gene encoding single-stranded-DNA-specific exonuclease RecJ: MSFRWVYAQPEEEKYIAKLGDMLGIPDKIAQLLAIRGIKTYDDAEYFFRPKIENLHDPFLMKDMEAGAERLALAIRKSEKVLVYGDYDVDGTTATSCVYTFLKEFGVDADYYIPHRFKEGYGINPDGIKYAEEIKASLIVSVDCGITAIEEARVAKEKGIDLIICDHHTVGDGIPDAIAVLDPKRPDCSYPFEGLSGAGVGFKLIQGTIHKLGLPDTISYKFLDLVAISIASDIVPIIDENRVLMKAGLQMIQRSPRVGIKALLELIKVSKEDVNTSKIVFSIGPRINAAGRMGDASTAVKLMISESLGEAKSHAYELESINLKRRDTDSKTMKEAMEQIEKDFDMDETSTIVLYSEDWHLGVIGIVASRLVDLYHRPAIMLSNVDGKIKGSARSIKGFNIYDAIKKCGDLLEQFGGHEFAAGLTLEEGNLSEFRRRMNELAYTDLSENSFEPELTVDAKLDLGEVDMKFWKLLSQFEPFGPGNLRPVFVSEEVTVVGVPTIVGNGHLKMRVSQNGSGVFDTIGFNMHEYLPDVRKGDPFKIAYVLEENNWNGRRTLQLRLKDIHISGE; this comes from the coding sequence ATGTCATTCCGCTGGGTATACGCGCAGCCGGAAGAGGAAAAGTACATCGCCAAATTAGGGGATATGCTTGGAATTCCGGACAAAATAGCCCAACTATTGGCTATACGCGGCATAAAAACATACGATGATGCAGAATACTTTTTCAGGCCAAAGATAGAAAACCTCCACGATCCTTTTTTAATGAAGGATATGGAAGCTGGTGCAGAACGTTTAGCTCTGGCCATTCGTAAAAGTGAGAAAGTACTCGTTTACGGCGACTACGACGTTGACGGGACTACGGCAACTTCCTGCGTCTACACTTTTTTAAAAGAATTTGGGGTAGATGCTGACTATTACATTCCTCATCGCTTCAAAGAGGGGTATGGTATTAATCCCGATGGTATTAAGTACGCTGAAGAAATTAAGGCTTCACTGATTGTATCGGTAGATTGCGGAATCACAGCTATTGAAGAAGCCAGGGTGGCCAAAGAAAAAGGCATCGACCTGATTATTTGTGATCACCATACGGTAGGCGATGGAATTCCGGATGCCATAGCTGTTCTCGATCCCAAGCGCCCCGATTGCAGCTATCCCTTTGAAGGGCTCTCTGGTGCAGGTGTTGGTTTTAAACTCATTCAGGGAACCATCCACAAGTTGGGGTTGCCGGATACTATTTCCTATAAGTTTCTGGATCTGGTGGCCATTTCTATTGCTTCCGATATCGTGCCCATCATTGATGAAAACCGGGTGCTGATGAAAGCTGGCCTGCAGATGATACAGCGGAGTCCGCGTGTTGGAATTAAAGCGCTGCTTGAGTTGATCAAGGTTTCCAAGGAAGATGTAAACACGTCCAAAATTGTGTTTTCCATTGGCCCGCGGATTAATGCAGCCGGACGTATGGGCGATGCCAGTACGGCTGTAAAGCTCATGATTTCCGAGAGTCTGGGTGAAGCTAAATCGCATGCCTACGAGCTGGAATCGATTAACCTGAAACGCCGGGATACCGACTCCAAAACCATGAAGGAAGCCATGGAGCAAATCGAAAAAGATTTTGATATGGATGAGACTTCCACCATCGTGTTGTACAGTGAAGACTGGCATCTTGGGGTGATTGGAATTGTGGCCTCGCGGCTGGTGGATTTATATCACCGCCCCGCTATTATGCTCAGTAACGTAGATGGAAAGATCAAAGGATCGGCACGGAGTATTAAGGGCTTCAATATTTATGATGCCATCAAGAAGTGTGGTGATTTACTTGAGCAGTTTGGCGGGCATGAGTTTGCGGCCGGACTCACCCTCGAAGAGGGGAATCTGTCTGAATTCCGTCGCCGGATGAACGAGCTGGCCTATACCGACCTCTCAGAAAATTCTTTTGAACCAGAACTTACCGTTGATGCCAAGCTGGACCTGGGGGAAGTGGATATGAAATTCTGGAAGTTGTTGAGTCAGTTTGAGCCCTTTGGCCCCGGCAACCTCCGTCCTGTTTTTGTAAGTGAAGAGGTTACAGTGGTAGGTGTTCCCACGATTGTAGGGAATGGACACCTGAAGATGCGGGTCAGCCAAAACGGTTCCGGAGTTTTTGATACCATCGGCTTTAATATGCACGAATACCTGCCGGATGTACGAAAGGGAGATCCGTTTAAAATTGCCTATGTACTGGAAGAGAATAACTGGAACGGCCGGCGTACGCTACAGCTTCGCTTAAAAGACATACATATTTCGGGAGAGTAG
- a CDS encoding Glu/Leu/Phe/Val dehydrogenase: MIDAPVKHPRKLTEENPNFSIFNQLANHEHEQIVMCSDPEVGLKAIIAIHNTTLGPALGGTRMWNYESEEAALKDVLRLSRGMTYKAAISGLNLGGGKAVIIGDPHTEKTEALFRSFGRFVDGLGGRYITAEDVGMTEREMEWIYSETKYVTGIPKALGGSGNPSPVTAYGVYMGVKACAKKAYGSDSLEGKKIALQGAGNVASYFAKHASKEGAKLYICDIYEDKAKSLAEEVGGELVDPDDIYGLDVDIYTPCALGGVINDDTMDQFKCDIIAGGANNVLDEEDKHGQMLLDKGILYAPDYVINAGGIINIASELEGYNEERALQNAGNIYNTITDILNYSEEHGIPAHVASNDLAEKRINTIGHIKNKYSSKANVSGRLGEVYKRFID; the protein is encoded by the coding sequence ATGATTGATGCACCCGTTAAACACCCCAGGAAATTGACTGAAGAAAACCCAAATTTTTCCATTTTTAATCAGCTTGCCAACCATGAACATGAGCAGATCGTGATGTGCTCTGATCCTGAAGTTGGACTGAAGGCCATCATCGCTATTCATAATACAACACTTGGTCCTGCTCTTGGCGGAACCCGTATGTGGAACTATGAATCTGAAGAAGCTGCACTCAAAGATGTACTTCGCCTTTCACGGGGCATGACCTACAAAGCAGCTATTTCCGGGCTGAATCTAGGAGGCGGTAAAGCTGTCATTATCGGCGACCCGCATACTGAAAAAACCGAAGCTTTATTCCGGTCTTTTGGTCGCTTTGTGGATGGCTTGGGTGGACGATACATCACCGCTGAAGACGTGGGAATGACCGAGCGGGAGATGGAATGGATTTATTCCGAAACCAAGTATGTAACCGGAATCCCAAAAGCGTTGGGTGGCAGTGGAAATCCTTCTCCGGTGACTGCCTATGGTGTGTACATGGGAGTGAAAGCCTGTGCCAAAAAAGCGTATGGAAGTGATTCACTGGAGGGCAAAAAGATCGCACTTCAGGGAGCCGGAAATGTGGCATCCTATTTTGCTAAACATGCATCCAAAGAAGGAGCAAAACTCTACATTTGTGATATTTACGAAGACAAAGCCAAGTCTCTGGCTGAAGAAGTGGGTGGGGAGCTGGTAGATCCTGACGATATTTACGGACTGGATGTAGACATCTATACCCCTTGTGCTTTAGGCGGTGTCATAAATGACGACACCATGGATCAGTTTAAGTGTGATATTATTGCCGGCGGCGCCAATAACGTGCTGGATGAAGAAGATAAGCACGGACAAATGCTGCTCGACAAGGGCATTTTATACGCACCAGACTATGTGATTAACGCCGGTGGAATTATAAACATTGCCAGCGAACTGGAAGGATATAATGAGGAAAGAGCTCTTCAGAATGCCGGAAATATCTATAACACCATCACTGACATTCTAAATTATTCAGAAGAACATGGCATCCCGGCTCATGTTGCTTCTAACGATCTGGCAGAGAAAAGAATCAATACGATTGGCCATATCAAGAATAAATATTCCTCTAAAGCAAATGTATCCGGAAGGCTTGGAGAAGTTTACAAACGGTTTATCGACTGA
- a CDS encoding endonuclease domain-containing protein, protein MKKRIPIIPYRKDLIAKARWLRKNSTPGEIEIWKAIKNKKLLDYKFRRQHPVHRFIVDFYCRELRLAIEIDGRSHDYKIEYDKQRQEIIEQLGVSFLRFSESDAKHYTESVVMEIERWILEHE, encoded by the coding sequence ATGAAAAAGAGAATACCAATCATTCCATATAGGAAAGATCTTATTGCCAAAGCCCGCTGGCTTCGAAAAAATTCGACTCCAGGCGAAATCGAAATTTGGAAAGCAATTAAGAATAAGAAGCTACTCGATTATAAATTCCGGAGGCAGCATCCAGTCCATCGTTTCATCGTTGATTTCTATTGCCGTGAACTCAGGTTAGCAATCGAAATTGATGGCAGAAGTCATGACTATAAAATTGAATATGATAAACAACGTCAGGAAATAATTGAGCAGTTGGGTGTGAGTTTTCTGCGTTTTAGTGAATCTGATGCTAAGCACTATACGGAGTCTGTAGTGATGGAAATAGAAAGGTGGATACTTGAGCATGAGTGA
- the hslO gene encoding Hsp33 family molecular chaperone HslO, whose product MNIEEYNFKDRLIKGITTDGHFKISVVKTTEVVKTARENHQLSLLNTVILGRALTATMLLASELKGEERIQLRMDGDGPIGFIIAEANSVGEIRGYVQNPAADLDYTNPETELGDGIGLGIMTFSKVLYNEAEPKTSTIQLVKGDINSDVAHYLAQSEQIPSALLTDVGIDEDGNVTEAGGLLIQRLPGAPDGQIDLLQERLGSFPAIDELLSDDQYIDEIMSKAVSPLKVKELNRQPVDFFCRCSRKRFLNALAMLSYEDLKEMDGEGQEMVCQYCNNKEFISKEEIEKIVMDAQAKMN is encoded by the coding sequence ATGAACATTGAAGAATATAATTTTAAAGACCGTCTTATTAAGGGCATAACAACTGACGGTCATTTCAAAATATCTGTTGTTAAAACTACTGAAGTCGTGAAAACGGCTCGAGAAAACCACCAGCTTTCCTTGCTGAATACCGTCATTTTAGGGCGGGCGTTGACAGCCACCATGCTGCTGGCTTCTGAACTAAAAGGAGAAGAACGCATCCAGCTTCGTATGGATGGTGACGGACCCATTGGTTTTATCATAGCAGAGGCAAACTCGGTTGGAGAGATTCGTGGTTATGTTCAGAATCCTGCCGCTGATCTGGATTATACTAACCCGGAAACCGAGCTTGGAGATGGTATCGGGTTAGGAATCATGACCTTCTCAAAAGTGCTTTACAACGAAGCCGAACCTAAAACAAGTACCATCCAGCTGGTTAAGGGTGACATAAACAGTGATGTAGCCCATTATCTTGCTCAATCCGAACAAATTCCTTCTGCTCTTCTTACCGATGTAGGAATTGACGAGGACGGTAACGTTACCGAAGCTGGCGGATTATTGATTCAGCGTTTACCCGGAGCTCCTGACGGTCAGATTGATTTGCTTCAGGAACGATTGGGCTCATTTCCGGCTATCGACGAATTGTTGTCAGATGATCAGTATATCGATGAGATTATGAGCAAGGCAGTATCCCCTCTGAAAGTTAAAGAACTAAACCGACAGCCTGTTGATTTCTTCTGCCGCTGCAGCCGCAAACGTTTTCTGAATGCACTGGCTATGCTCAGCTACGAAGACCTAAAAGAAATGGACGGCGAAGGGCAGGAAATGGTTTGCCAGTATTGCAACAATAAGGAGTTTATTTCGAAAGAAGAGATCGAAAAAATTGTGATGGATGCTCAGGCTAAAATGAATTAA
- a CDS encoding NAD(P)/FAD-dependent oxidoreductase — translation MGKNVVIVGGGFAGISAAKKLANTSYKITIVDKTNHHLFQPLLYQVATAALSPGDIAMPIRAIFSKQKNVQVILGEVTRVDKDQNRIYLRNGSSLPFHYLILAPGAQYNYFGNEKWKEHAPGLKSLSDALEIRERILLSLEKAEQIIDAEKRKPFLTYVVIGGGPTGVEMAGSIAEIAKRSMMRDFRNIRPEETTIYLIEAAEGILNGFDKPLPEKGLQTLKDMGVEVLLNSPVEEIREDGVQVDGQFIETPNIIWGAGVKASPIIQELGIETDRMGRAMVEGDLSISGSPNIFVAGDAAHVKDERGNPLPGLAPVALQQGKYLGNIIKQSSSNRKPFHYVDKGTMATIGRAKAVADIRGFKFSGFFAWLLWGLIHIFFLIGFRNRFRVFAEWTWHYITFKRGVRLIAKKE, via the coding sequence ATGGGTAAAAATGTAGTTATTGTCGGCGGAGGATTCGCCGGAATTTCAGCCGCAAAAAAACTGGCCAACACATCCTACAAAATCACTATCGTTGACAAAACCAATCATCACCTTTTTCAGCCTTTACTTTATCAGGTAGCCACAGCCGCCCTTTCACCAGGCGATATTGCCATGCCAATCCGGGCGATCTTCAGCAAGCAGAAGAATGTGCAGGTTATTTTGGGGGAAGTCACCAGGGTAGATAAAGACCAAAATCGCATCTATCTGCGAAACGGATCCAGTCTTCCCTTTCATTATCTGATTCTGGCACCCGGAGCTCAATACAACTATTTTGGAAATGAAAAATGGAAAGAGCATGCGCCGGGACTGAAATCACTTTCTGATGCACTCGAAATACGGGAACGTATTTTACTTTCTCTCGAAAAAGCTGAGCAAATCATTGATGCCGAAAAAAGGAAGCCTTTTCTGACCTATGTAGTAATTGGGGGCGGCCCAACCGGAGTAGAGATGGCTGGCTCCATCGCTGAAATTGCCAAGCGAAGCATGATGCGGGATTTCCGGAATATCCGGCCTGAAGAAACTACAATTTATCTTATAGAAGCAGCCGAAGGAATTCTGAATGGTTTCGATAAACCACTACCTGAAAAAGGCCTTCAAACATTAAAAGATATGGGCGTGGAAGTATTACTGAATTCTCCTGTTGAAGAGATCAGGGAAGATGGTGTTCAGGTTGACGGGCAGTTTATCGAGACTCCAAATATAATCTGGGGAGCTGGAGTTAAGGCCTCTCCTATAATCCAGGAATTAGGTATTGAAACCGACCGCATGGGACGGGCTATGGTTGAAGGGGATCTTTCTATATCGGGTTCACCAAATATTTTCGTAGCCGGAGATGCCGCTCATGTTAAAGATGAAAGAGGAAATCCATTACCGGGACTTGCTCCGGTAGCCCTTCAGCAGGGAAAGTATCTGGGAAATATTATTAAGCAATCTTCTTCTAACCGTAAACCTTTTCACTATGTCGACAAAGGCACTATGGCCACTATCGGCCGCGCCAAAGCAGTTGCTGATATTCGGGGATTTAAATTCAGCGGCTTTTTTGCATGGCTGCTCTGGGGACTCATCCACATTTTCTTTCTTATTGGCTTCCGAAATCGATTCCGGGTTTTTGCCGAGTGGACCTGGCATTACATCACTTTTAAACGCGGTGTTCGACTGATTGCAAAAAAAGAATAA
- a CDS encoding amino acid permease, with amino-acid sequence MPDLKRELGFWDALTIGAGTMIGAGIFLLAGIALEMSGPAAIFAYLSAGVVCMITASSAAELATGMPKSGGDYFFVSRSLGPAFGAISGVGIWLSLTFAIAFYLYGLGEYMSQFLPLSAFWGAVIGGVLLTILNVIGAKESGRTQVVVVLILFVILGGFSILGLFHIEADYYDPFMPFGFDSISATTALVFVSFLGFVKIAAVAEEIKNPSKNLPRALIGSVALVTLLYVIIVLVIGGMFPQSTIADVRDPLTTAARTILGNPGAIAIIIAGLLATLSSANASIMASSRINLAMARDRMVPNWLSAIHKKLLTPYRAIVLTGILALFFLLLDSLENLAKIASVLQLYSYAALNIGCVVLRVSNPDWYKPTYRTPGTPWLQVLAAIGCLSIIISSGPFAQIAVVVLIVVSLAWYMIWGRSRVDFEHAVPQFKQNWKEKGFKVLIEAPQRHESEFEEWAPAIRALDIKKGRKVVTALANPVHEQALLKVSQLIATGKEEGGSVTGLNMLKVPFQTPISTVERMIQQQEPIRESIQQISEASRVENLDSRNKEVLASTTFDSASAASHDIFKGLINETENREADILVMGWQGGFSLGRIYNTPIQPIIKNLKADLAVLKDRGLEDIESVVVPWGGGLHARLGMEIGIRIAQAIDARLRVLRLVKPGTDLKEEEEELRERVSPLLEGFDKVVFTIKESTDVTGGMLEELEEHQDDLIIIGASHEWGIRNVLFGTIPDIIADRAPCSVLMVRRYVTEDWKLKATEGIKRVKEQLGMTSSPENNN; translated from the coding sequence ATGCCAGATTTAAAACGTGAGCTCGGGTTTTGGGATGCCCTTACCATCGGAGCTGGAACCATGATTGGGGCAGGTATCTTCCTTCTTGCAGGCATTGCATTAGAAATGTCTGGACCGGCTGCAATTTTTGCCTATTTATCAGCAGGTGTGGTTTGTATGATAACTGCTTCGAGCGCCGCTGAGCTTGCTACCGGGATGCCAAAATCCGGAGGTGATTATTTCTTCGTTTCCCGTTCTCTTGGACCTGCTTTTGGTGCTATCTCCGGGGTTGGAATCTGGCTGAGCCTGACCTTTGCCATTGCCTTTTATCTCTATGGTCTGGGAGAATATATGTCCCAGTTTTTACCCCTTTCAGCTTTCTGGGGTGCCGTAATTGGAGGTGTTTTACTTACCATTCTTAATGTTATCGGAGCTAAGGAATCTGGCCGGACACAGGTCGTAGTTGTTCTTATTTTATTCGTGATTTTAGGAGGATTCAGTATCCTTGGGCTCTTTCATATTGAAGCTGATTACTACGATCCCTTCATGCCTTTTGGGTTTGATTCTATTTCTGCCACAACGGCCCTGGTATTTGTTTCCTTTCTGGGCTTTGTTAAAATTGCAGCCGTTGCCGAGGAGATCAAAAACCCCTCCAAGAATTTACCCCGTGCTTTAATTGGCTCAGTGGCGCTGGTTACTCTTTTGTATGTGATTATTGTATTGGTGATTGGCGGAATGTTTCCTCAGTCTACCATCGCTGATGTCCGTGACCCGCTTACTACTGCTGCCCGAACCATTCTTGGGAACCCGGGAGCCATTGCTATTATCATTGCAGGCTTGTTAGCAACGCTTTCATCTGCCAATGCCAGTATTATGGCTTCTTCCCGAATTAACCTGGCTATGGCCCGCGACCGCATGGTTCCTAACTGGCTGAGTGCGATCCACAAAAAATTACTAACTCCATATCGGGCTATTGTTTTAACTGGCATTCTTGCTTTGTTCTTCCTTTTACTGGATAGCCTTGAAAACCTCGCCAAAATTGCCAGTGTGCTTCAGCTTTACAGCTATGCGGCCCTGAATATTGGTTGTGTTGTACTCAGAGTTTCCAATCCGGATTGGTATAAACCCACATACCGGACTCCCGGAACGCCCTGGTTACAAGTTCTTGCTGCTATTGGCTGTTTATCCATTATTATTTCTTCAGGACCGTTTGCACAAATTGCCGTAGTTGTACTTATCGTGGTAAGCCTGGCCTGGTACATGATTTGGGGACGCTCCCGTGTTGACTTCGAGCATGCGGTCCCTCAATTCAAGCAAAACTGGAAAGAAAAAGGCTTCAAAGTATTAATTGAAGCACCCCAACGACATGAATCCGAATTTGAAGAATGGGCACCTGCCATCCGGGCTCTTGATATCAAAAAAGGAAGAAAAGTTGTTACTGCACTGGCCAACCCGGTTCATGAACAAGCCTTATTGAAAGTATCTCAACTGATTGCCACGGGTAAAGAAGAGGGTGGTTCTGTCACAGGCTTAAATATGCTCAAAGTTCCTTTTCAAACTCCGATTTCAACTGTTGAACGAATGATTCAGCAGCAGGAACCGATACGCGAAAGTATTCAGCAAATCAGCGAAGCCTCTAGAGTTGAGAACCTCGATTCCCGAAATAAGGAAGTACTTGCCTCCACTACCTTTGATTCAGCCTCTGCCGCTTCTCACGATATTTTTAAAGGACTGATCAACGAAACAGAAAACCGGGAAGCCGATATATTGGTTATGGGTTGGCAGGGAGGATTCAGCCTTGGCCGGATTTACAACACACCCATTCAACCCATTATCAAAAACCTGAAGGCTGACCTTGCCGTTCTTAAAGACCGTGGGCTGGAAGATATAGAATCCGTTGTGGTACCCTGGGGCGGTGGGCTTCATGCACGCCTTGGAATGGAAATAGGCATTCGTATCGCCCAGGCTATTGATGCCAGGCTGCGCGTATTACGACTTGTTAAGCCCGGCACAGATCTTAAGGAAGAGGAAGAAGAACTCAGGGAAAGAGTAAGTCCTTTGCTGGAAGGTTTTGATAAAGTGGTATTCACTATCAAGGAATCGACCGATGTGACCGGTGGCATGCTCGAAGAACTGGAAGAACATCAGGATGATTTGATTATTATTGGAGCCTCTCACGAATGGGGCATCCGCAATGTGCTGTTTGGTACTATTCCGGATATTATTGCCGACCGTGCCCCATGTTCGGTATTAATGGTTCGCCGCTACGTCACCGAAGACTGGAAACTGAAGGCTACGGAAGGGATTAAGCGGGTGAAAGAGCAGTTGGGTATGACATCATCGCCTGAGAATAATAATTAG
- a CDS encoding iron-sulfur cluster assembly accessory protein, translating into MSVEEESLDDVISSLIDVDDEEEAAAPQPITEKDYQKEELTGEPVVLTERAARQVEKIKQQEDLDDNLYLRVAVDGGGCSGLSYKLGLDYRTDEDKVYESYGVEIIVAPKHLMYLEGMQIDYPDGLDARGFTFDNPNAVENCGCGTSFAI; encoded by the coding sequence ATGAGTGTTGAAGAAGAAAGTTTAGATGATGTAATATCCTCATTAATTGATGTGGATGACGAAGAGGAAGCAGCTGCACCTCAGCCCATCACTGAAAAAGATTACCAAAAAGAAGAACTGACCGGTGAACCTGTAGTGCTTACTGAGCGGGCAGCCCGCCAGGTAGAAAAAATAAAGCAGCAGGAAGACCTTGATGACAACTTATACCTGCGTGTAGCTGTTGACGGCGGAGGTTGCTCTGGCTTAAGCTACAAGCTTGGGCTGGATTACCGCACGGATGAAGATAAGGTGTACGAAAGCTATGGAGTTGAGATCATTGTAGCTCCGAAGCACCTCATGTACCTGGAAGGGATGCAAATCGACTATCCGGATGGACTGGATGCCCGCGGTTTCACCTTCGACAATCCTAATGCCGTTGAAAACTGCGGTTGCGGAACCTCCTTCGCTATTTAA
- a CDS encoding ATP-binding protein has translation MKDELEFYLQYTNSVQVSKLTPGDLKGLIQTGESSFLEFKHSVASPEKIAREIAAFANTKGGTILIGVEDNGEMIGVEGYHEEEFWLNQAASEECIPEVPIKIELLNLGERDVLIVKVPEAHEKPIYVKGKKVRQVYVRMEDESVVASDEYIEVLKQNYSDEGVTFEYGEKEQQLFRFLNEYGDITVKRFSLLISVTTYRAAKILVNLVSAGVLDLFEKDGITHYTFSKKSS, from the coding sequence ATGAAAGACGAACTCGAGTTTTATTTGCAGTACACGAATAGTGTACAGGTTTCAAAGCTTACTCCAGGTGATCTTAAAGGACTTATCCAGACCGGCGAAAGCAGCTTTCTGGAATTCAAACACAGCGTGGCTTCCCCGGAAAAAATAGCTCGTGAAATTGCTGCTTTTGCCAATACAAAAGGGGGTACCATTCTGATTGGAGTAGAAGATAATGGAGAAATGATCGGAGTGGAAGGCTACCATGAAGAAGAGTTTTGGCTGAACCAGGCGGCTTCTGAAGAATGTATTCCTGAAGTTCCTATCAAAATTGAATTGCTGAATCTGGGGGAACGTGACGTGCTGATTGTGAAAGTACCGGAAGCTCATGAAAAGCCAATCTATGTGAAAGGAAAGAAAGTAAGGCAGGTATATGTGCGAATGGAAGATGAAAGCGTAGTTGCCAGTGATGAATATATAGAAGTGCTCAAGCAGAATTATTCCGATGAAGGCGTCACCTTTGAGTACGGAGAAAAGGAACAGCAGTTATTCCGTTTTCTGAATGAATATGGAGACATCACGGTTAAGAGGTTCTCGCTGCTCATAAGTGTAACTACGTACAGGGCAGCCAAGATTTTGGTAAATTTGGTGAGCGCCGGAGTTTTGGATCTCTTTGAGAAAGACGGCATCACGCATTATACATTTTCCAAAAAAAGTTCGTAA